From the Manis javanica isolate MJ-LG chromosome 13, MJ_LKY, whole genome shotgun sequence genome, one window contains:
- the LOC140845647 gene encoding ral-GDS-related protein-like, whose product MTGDFLFGRMGVDGVPGQTRRVRRGRGRCLDRQGSAQRPGPQRGGPGGQCGWKDQASHSATPRPSPRPRMGRDRRPAWEPEHVPCTINASQPSSTLEGQVLHHLVQEEHLGPTVVELEDPRQMQVAPETRGGPASCLEPVQELPETPVLERREVSPASASAELEDVPAVASAMELVPELEPHEPSGLGPMAPAAMAPGLVEPDPGLEPAHPCAASTRDVTRKEERNILVFPFCLVAEQLTLAFATLYSRINYFECKAYLRKQSQTGDIERLAPTMHRVLREFDTLVELVTTTCLRTPSMTAQDRAQVVEFWIRVAKECHVLRNFAALRAILLALQSRALGRLERTWGYVSWRSTRMYKNLTRKVKWVTRKRLLKELESILRARQRDRMGPEERKRKGMVPYLGLFLADLPKEKLLEHNEDVATLQDEIMVHKHMAGVYDLERDEHFMSFAQAMEPLDEEQSYSLSCQLEPQGQGAGRKGLLQFFRSHKM is encoded by the exons atgactggggacttcctattcgggaggatgggagtggatggggtcccaggacagacacgcagggtcaggagggggaggggcaggtgcctggacaggcaggggagtgcacagcggccaggcccacaAAGGGGTGGacccggagggcagtgtggctggaaagaccaggcttctcactctgccaccccccgGCCTTCCCCCAGGCCCAGGATGGGACGGGATAGGCGCCctgcctgggagcccgagcatgtGCCCTGCACCATCAATGCCAGCCAGCCTTCATCCACCCTGGagggccaagtcctccaccacttggtccaggaggagcacctggggcccacggtggtagagctggaag acccacggCAGATGCAGGTGGCTCCAGAGACACGGGGAGGGCCGGCTTCGTGCCTAGAgcccgtccaggagctccctgagacccctgtgctggagcgacgGGAGGTGTCACCTGCCTCAGCCTCAGCAGAGctggaggatgtcccagcagtggcctcggCCATGGAGCTTGTCCcggagctggagccccatgagccgtCGGGCTTGGGGCCCATGGCACCTGCAGCAATGGCACCGGGCCTAGTAGAGCCAGACCCGGGCCTGGAGCCTGCCCACCCCTGTGCTGCGAGCACCCGGGATGTGACGAGAAAGGAGGAGCGGAACATCCTGGTGTTTCCCTTctgcctggtggccgagcagctgaccctggcCTTTGCG ACGCTGTACAGCAGGATAAACTATTTTGAATGCAAGGCCTACCTACGGAAGCAGTCACAGACGGGAGACATTGAGCGCCTGGCCCCCACCATGCATAGGGTCCTGAGGGAATTTGACACCTTGGTAGAGCTGGTCACCACTACCTGCCTCAGGACCCCAAGCATgacagcccaggacagggcccaagtggtggagttctggatccggGTGGCCAAG gagtgtcacGTGCTCAGGAATTTCGCGGCCCTtcgtgccattctcttggccctgcagagTCGTGCCTTAGGTCGCCTGGAAAGGACCTGGGGATatgtttcctg gaGGAGCACCAGGATGTATAAAAACCTGACAAGGAAGGTCAAGTGGGTTACCAGGAAGCGTCTCCTCAAG GAGCTGGAGTCCATATTGAGGGCAAGGCAGCGGGACCGCATGGGACccgaggagaggaagaggaag ggcatggtcccctACCTTGGATTGTTTCTGGCTGACCTGCCTAAAGAGAAACTCCTGGAGCATAATGAGGAc gtcgCTACCCTCCAGGACGAGATCATGGTGCACAAGCACATGGCCGGGGTGTATGACCTGGAGAGGGACGAGCACTTCATGTCCTTTGCCCAGGCCATGGAGCCCCTGGAcgaggagcagag ctacagcctgtcctgccagctggagccccaaGGCCAGGGGGCCGGCAGAAAGGGACTGTTGCAGTTCTTCAGGTCCCACAAGATGTAA
- the LOC108395889 gene encoding uncharacterized protein isoform X7 codes for MWPRAWLGSQQPPRDNRAGAAHRPQHVGPPVPRRRLRQGLRDPGREAAPAAADVRRSVQSGPRFRGEGDSDGTVGRKKEAVYGPQHRALVSHLSGTSPAADLKVSSARFPCVSLSGSPVSLGSRESHLSGGQDSPSEASPWMRGTEEGRGHLRESRLRMRFSGFSKARVSGIRPRQPDWVSTRSVSLSVCLTSSLLLRAAPASG; via the exons ATGTGGCCGCGGGCCTGGCTTGGGTCTCAGCAGCCGCCGCGGGACAACCGCGCAGGAGCTGCTCATCGGCCGCAGCACGTGGGGCCGCCTGTCCCCCGCCGACGGCTTCGCCAGGGCCTCCGAGATCCCGGCCGGGAAGCGGCTCCCGCCGCCGCGGACGTGCGACGGagcgtccagagcgggccccgcttcaggggtgaaggcgacagcgacggcaCTGTGGGCCggaag aaggaagccgtctatggaccacaacatcgggcgctcgtcagccacttaagtgggactagcccggctgccgatctcaaagtctcgagcgccaggttcccctgcgtctccctcagtggatcccccgtctcccttgggagccgggaaagtcacctgagtggaggccaggattccccttcggaggcatctccctggatgcgagggactgaggaaggccgtgggcacctgcgagagtctaggctgaggatgcgcttcagcggcttctcaaaggcccgcgtgtctggaatcagaccccgacagcccgactgggtatccacaaggagtgtctctctttctgtctgcctgacttccagcctgcttctccgggccgccccagcctctgggtga